The stretch of DNA TCAGCAGCTTGTCTTTGAGCAACCGCCGTCAGCGGCCATCCGATGATTACCAGTAACAAACTAATCCCAATTCCTTTCATATCCTAGTTATATTTGCGCCAGAAGCTTAATTACATCTCAGCCTAAAGGTTGAGGGAGCTTAGATAAAATAAGTTTACTATGATTGTAGGGTATTACCCCCTGTAAGTATAAGTACACAAGTAAACTTGGCAACATAAATTCTGAATTTTGAAGGAGCAGGAAAGTGAGCTTAATTCTAATTGCCGACGATCGGCAGAATTGGCGCGATCTAACTCGGCACGCCATGAGAGCAGATAATTATCGCACATTAGAAGCTAGCAATGGTAGAGAATGCTTAGAGATGATTAGCGCTTATCATCCTGATTGTATTATTCTTGACATTGAGATGCCAGAAAAAGATGGTTTTGAAGTGCTGGAAACTCTTTTCAATCAATCAGTAAAGATTCCAGTAATAGTATATTCATCTGCCATACAAGAAATTACTCGCCTTTATTGCTTGACAATGGGAGCAGCAGCATTTATCAGCAAGCCGGCAACCGATTTAGAACTGCGTAATACTATTAAGACAGTCCTCAGCAAATACAAAACAACAGAGAAGCACATAGATGTCAATCAACCTCAAATCGGAGTTTTTCACAGGTAAAATCTTACCATAAGTGTGACTTTGAATAATTAGTGGGCAGTAGTTTGAAACGACACAGCAAATATGTTTTAATAGGACTTAGGCAACAAGGCTAGTAGCGCCCCTGTCTTGGCCGCATTCAGTTTTGATGCGTAAGTCCTACGATCGGTTTGTGCAAGTGGCATTTTAAGTTCATGGGTAGAAAATGAGATGCCCTTTGCGTACAGAATAACTTGCATTTGGCTGGGAAGATATTGAAGAAAATAATAATTTAAATAAATTTTGAATAAACTGAAAATTAATTCACGTCTTTAGATTGAGAGTTAAGATTAAGAATCTCGCTCCTCAGACAGAATTTATAGTGGGTAATATTAAGTAAAATTAGATCGATTAAGCACAATTTTTGACTAAGCAGTTAATATAGTTCTGGGAGAAATAACCATGAAGATCCAAGAACAAACTTTAAACAGACCAGCTACATCCACAAGATTGCGCCAGCGCGACAGTATGAGTACAAATCTGGGGATTCTGGTGGCAAGCGTACTGACAACCTTGGGTTTAGCAGGCGTTGGATTATCCCTATATCAAAAGTTTGAATCTAATCAGGCAAATGACTCGTCATACTCTCAAACTCAGGTCAAAAATAGCGATGCAATTACTCAATCAAATCCATCGCCTGCTGTCCAAAATCAGCTCAATTCTTCCGTCCAGCCTGCTTTTGGAGGTAAAGCACAAATCAAGATACTTTCCGTCTATCGGTTAGAAGGTAAACCTGACGAAGTGACTGTAGAAATGCGGATCGATCGAGTGGCGGAGAATAATGTCGGAGCGAGCGATATTATCGATCCAGGTGCTATAGAAGGTCGCAATCCCATTACTAGCGAAACATACACAGCAGTCGATCCTTTTCAGGAAGCCTCAAACCCGATTTCTTTGTCAGAAATGCGTCCAGAGGAAAGAAAGAACGCTTATGTCGTGCTAAAAGTACCTTCAGGGATGAATGCGATCGACATCTTTGTTCCGAATGCAGCACCATTTAGAAATATCGCGATCGCCAACTCTAATTTAGGGACGAGTTCAGCTAGTTCTTTAAGCAAAACGCCTCCTGAACCAGTAAGACAGGTTGTACCCAGCAAGAGCGTTAAATTTGCCAGTAATAGCCAGGGAATTAAACTAGACAAGTTTGCTAGCAACGCTTACGGGAATAAGGCCAAAATTGAATTACTTTCAGTTAAGCGGATTCAAGATCCAGAAACAGATCAGCGGGATGTGGTGAATGTGCAAATGCGTATTCGGCGCTTGACGGACGATCGCGCATTTAAGGAGAGCATTAGCATTGGCGATACCACTGCTCGCGATCGCCAAACTACCCAAGTTTACAAATCATTAGACTCAGAACAATCAACCGGACAAGTTTTGTTAGGAGAGCTCAAACCCGGCGCTTCCGCAGATGCCTATGTGTGGTTGCGCGTACCTGAAGAGGTAAGTGCGATCGACATTTACGTTCCTCAAACTCAGGCATTTCAGAATGTGCCGATCGCTAATTAAGCTTGTCTCTCCCATTATTACTCAACTCTCCTCTTCTCCGTAACGCCGCCTTATAGGCGGTCAAATCACCGCCTATAAGGCGGCGTTACGGAGATCTAAAGCACTCCCATATCTTTGAAACAACGACGAGTTACCTCCATACGAGCAGATGAATCTTTCTGGTTACGAATATCAATGTTAGTGGCAAAAAAGTAAACATTATCTCCTTTCTCCAAGTAACCAACTATCCATCCGATTTGCACTGTTACGTTCTCTCCAAAACCAGCCCAACCAGTTTTACTTCTGATTGTATAATCTGGAGTTTTTTCCATAATCATAATGTCTTTGACAATAGAGACTGTTCGTTTGGAGAAAGGTAATTCATTATTGTAAAGACGGCGGAGAAACTGAATTTGCTCTTGAGGTGTGATTCTCAGTTCTCCTTGCAACCAAAATTTATCAATATCATCTTTATTCCCAATTTTTTGGTTGCCATATCCTACATTATTCACCCATTTTTGCATTTGTTCGTAACCAGCTCGACGAGCTAGAACTTGGTAAAACCAAACCGCAGACACTTTGAATGCTTCTTTCATATTCAAGTCTCGGTTCCATTCAGGAATATCTCTTTGAATTCCATCCCAAGTTAGCACCGATATTTCATTTGAAATTGCCCCAGTTTCTAAAGCAATTAAGGAGTTGATAATTTTAAAGGTTGATGCAGGTGAAAATGCTCTTGCATTCCGTTCGGGATTATGTTGAAATACCCGATCGTTTTTGGAGTCATAGATCAGAATTGAACCTTCAACTCCTAATTCTTGAAAGTGCCGTCCAAAATCAATATTCTGAGCAACTTCTAGGGGATTTGTAACCTCAATCGCTGATTTTGGAATTGATGCTGATGGCATTGCCTGAAATAGGATAGAGAGAGTGGCACTCAAGGCCAGGAGAACAATAATTATCAAGCGAAATATTCGGTTCATCAGTTTTTGTGAGATCGGAATGCAAAATTTCAATCAGTATAAAAAAGGCAATCTGTACAGAGATTGCCTACCACAAACAAATCAAATATTACAATACATTTGATTTTTCAACAAATATAGCCCCTTCTTCTCTTCTTCCCTTCTTCCCCTAGCCCCTAGCCCCTAGCCCCTAGCTATACTAGCTAGCGTTTGCGCTTAATGTTATCTTGCACTCTGCGATCGCGCCACTCAAGCGCCGTCAGATAAAGAACACCGCCAGTAACAACAACCAACAGCACAAAAGCCACCCAAACCAGCAAATTAACAGCCGAGAACTCCATTATTCCTCCTTAAATTTTACATTCAATGGTTAACAGTTAACCGTTAACCGTTAACACTTCAATTAGCTGGTAACTCTGACAAAATTGTAAACCTAACGTGATTAATCGCCAAGGTTCCCACCGAAACTTCTTCCTTATTCAAAGGAAGTCCCCCACTTTTGAGACTTTGAAACCGAATCCCTTTACCGATTTCCACATGATACCAAGCCAAACCCATAAAAAATCGTAAAGGATAGGGGCCGCGCTCTTGAATATCATCAGGATTAGACTCCATCGGTACCCAGCCAAAACCGGGGATATAAAACTCCAGCCAAACATGATTAAAATCCGGCGACAAAGGTACACCCTTCCTGTCAGCAAAAGCCGGACATTTATAGCGGCCAATAGTGCGACAAGCAATCCCATTTAACCTAGCCAAAGCTAACAACACGCCCACATACTCCCCGCAGGAACCAGTGCCCCGCCGGAGTACAACATCAGGTGTATCAATGTGCGGTCTGATACTGTAAGAAAGGCAATCATAAACATAATTACGAATGCTCAGCAATTTTCGGAGTATATTTGTTTCTGTTCCAATTGCCTCCTTAGCAGCAGCACGCACAATATCCGAATCCATCGCTAAACTGTCATCATCCACCAAATATTTAGCTTGAAATTCAGGCGTTAAGGCGGGAGCTTTTTCCACATCGCGGGGAGTAATTTCATATTTAATACTCCTGACTTCCAGTAGAGCTTTCCAGCCAAAAATTCGCCGTTCATGTGCCCGTAGCGGGTCAAACTTAAACACCGCTACTCGTTCTCCATCCTGAATTTCTTCAGTAAAAGGCATACCGATCGGTGAAATTTGCCGCACCTTTTGGCGATGAGTATCTGACGGCATCGCAATCCGCCATTCCAGATTATCTATGTGTACCTCATCCAGAGGAGCAAGTTCCTCCACATAAGACATCTCCATCAGAAAACCATTAGATAAAGCATAGCGATCGCGTTCATTGTAATGAAAATGCAAAGGATGAATAAAAGTGCGATCGCGCTTCGTCAACTGATAAGGATCTTCCGAATTTGGATCGTCCCGGATGTAAAGTTCCTCCCCAGCATAAGCAACATAAAGAACTTCTTTCCCAGTAGCAGCATCTGTGTGAAAAGCTAAAGCTGTAGGCGACTCAAATGGTGTTAACACATTAAAGCGAACTTCTCCAGTCCCTCGTTCCAAACAGTAAACCGTTTGTTCCGTCGCATCGCAAACCCAAAGTTCCTCACCCCGCACCGTAATATTCTCAACCCCGATACCGGGCGAGTAAAACCGAGTAATCTCTTTGCGATTAGTGCGGTTAAAAACAATAATGCAACCTGCTTTTTGACAAGTCACATAAACAGTAGAATTCCAAACTGCAACCCCATCGGCAGAGTAAGGAAGCGAAACAAAATGCTGAGGTTCGATTTCAGCAATAGAACCGTCACGAATTGCCCCGGGACAGACGTACACGCTGTCATCCCGGACAAACCAGAGGCTATCTTCCCAAATAGCCAAACCAGTAGCATCCACAAACTTATCCACGCGACAGGGATTTAACACAGTCGTATTATCAGTTTCAGGGTCAATCGAAACCAGCAGTCCCCCTGGTTTATCAAGACCAAAGAGTTCATCCCCTAAAAACGCGATACCATGTATTGCCAAGACTCCTATCGGCCTGACCGTCCGCAGCCGTGAAAGCCCTTGATCTGAGAGAGCGGGTGAATTTAGGTGCATGATAAATATGAGTGTGGGTAGTGTGAAAATCAAACCGATCGGCCTGTGAAAATCAACAAGCATCACTGCACCGTGCCAGCGCACGCCTAGTTGTCGGCCTCCTTGAGAGTTAGGCTAGCATTCAACGGCGAGAGGGTG from Kamptonema formosum PCC 6407 encodes:
- a CDS encoding response regulator transcription factor, which gives rise to MSLILIADDRQNWRDLTRHAMRADNYRTLEASNGRECLEMISAYHPDCIILDIEMPEKDGFEVLETLFNQSVKIPVIVYSSAIQEITRLYCLTMGAAAFISKPATDLELRNTIKTVLSKYKTTEKHIDVNQPQIGVFHR
- the blaOXA gene encoding class D beta-lactamase, which encodes MNRIFRLIIIVLLALSATLSILFQAMPSASIPKSAIEVTNPLEVAQNIDFGRHFQELGVEGSILIYDSKNDRVFQHNPERNARAFSPASTFKIINSLIALETGAISNEISVLTWDGIQRDIPEWNRDLNMKEAFKVSAVWFYQVLARRAGYEQMQKWVNNVGYGNQKIGNKDDIDKFWLQGELRITPQEQIQFLRRLYNNELPFSKRTVSIVKDIMIMEKTPDYTIRSKTGWAGFGENVTVQIGWIVGYLEKGDNVYFFATNIDIRNQKDSSARMEVTRRCFKDMGVL
- a CDS encoding transglutaminase-like domain-containing protein, which produces MHLNSPALSDQGLSRLRTVRPIGVLAIHGIAFLGDELFGLDKPGGLLVSIDPETDNTTVLNPCRVDKFVDATGLAIWEDSLWFVRDDSVYVCPGAIRDGSIAEIEPQHFVSLPYSADGVAVWNSTVYVTCQKAGCIIVFNRTNRKEITRFYSPGIGVENITVRGEELWVCDATEQTVYCLERGTGEVRFNVLTPFESPTALAFHTDAATGKEVLYVAYAGEELYIRDDPNSEDPYQLTKRDRTFIHPLHFHYNERDRYALSNGFLMEMSYVEELAPLDEVHIDNLEWRIAMPSDTHRQKVRQISPIGMPFTEEIQDGERVAVFKFDPLRAHERRIFGWKALLEVRSIKYEITPRDVEKAPALTPEFQAKYLVDDDSLAMDSDIVRAAAKEAIGTETNILRKLLSIRNYVYDCLSYSIRPHIDTPDVVLRRGTGSCGEYVGVLLALARLNGIACRTIGRYKCPAFADRKGVPLSPDFNHVWLEFYIPGFGWVPMESNPDDIQERGPYPLRFFMGLAWYHVEIGKGIRFQSLKSGGLPLNKEEVSVGTLAINHVRFTILSELPAN